Proteins from one Luteolibacter yonseiensis genomic window:
- the dnaG gene encoding DNA primase produces MAQIPKESVEKVLESTDIVDLISSYIEVKRAGSQFRANCPFHHEKTPSFYITPSSQRFHCFGCGKGGDAISFVREYENLPFTDAVRKLALKAGVVIIEEASDPKADASRKSRGRLMDIHREATAFFHELLMKNAAAGHARDYLKSRGFGREMADRWALGWMPDNPRMFLDWARARKFSGRELVDSGIVKLKEDNNPKSGLFVRFQDRLMFPIRNEIGDVIAFTARQLRENKNSGKYINSPETAIYKKSRVFFALDRAKKSILNEKAALLCEGQLDAICCHESGITQAIATSGTACTADHARILKRYTSNVLLCFDADRAGLEAVEKAYRQLAPEGLGVRVVEMPAGDDPDSYLKSQGADAFRQLLANAKEFFDFKLERGKATGRFDSAAERAVALGECVEMLALMSDFAARENQINIVATHLQTSSVVLRDEIAKAKANPKKNFAEKLAADEVSPPAVPTPLHRIVAFLCHLALSSGQAQRFLCEQFETLHEANRWVEGIPLLEAILGAAPDPASHAAVNGFLATLPEADRLSLAHETSSLEGVTLDGMQAAEQALALLSGTVLQRRDAAVKAQLKQPGLSMEKTLELLHEVKEISGLLRGIGQRSEFNDELPASTYKEKKPWGKWKGGPKES; encoded by the coding sequence GTGGCGCAGATTCCGAAAGAGAGTGTGGAGAAGGTGTTGGAGTCGACGGATATCGTCGATCTCATCAGCTCGTACATCGAGGTGAAGCGGGCGGGGTCGCAGTTCCGGGCGAATTGTCCTTTCCACCATGAGAAGACGCCTTCGTTCTACATCACGCCTTCTTCGCAGCGGTTCCATTGTTTCGGCTGCGGGAAGGGGGGGGATGCGATTTCGTTCGTGCGGGAGTATGAGAATCTTCCTTTCACGGACGCGGTGCGGAAGCTGGCGCTGAAGGCGGGGGTGGTGATCATCGAGGAGGCGTCGGATCCCAAGGCGGATGCCTCGCGGAAGTCGCGCGGGCGGCTGATGGACATCCATCGCGAGGCGACGGCGTTTTTCCACGAGCTGCTGATGAAAAACGCGGCGGCGGGGCATGCGCGGGATTACCTGAAGTCGCGCGGATTCGGCCGGGAGATGGCGGATCGCTGGGCGCTGGGGTGGATGCCGGACAATCCGCGGATGTTCCTGGACTGGGCGCGGGCGCGGAAATTCAGCGGGCGGGAGCTGGTGGATTCGGGGATCGTGAAGCTGAAGGAGGACAACAATCCGAAGTCGGGCCTTTTCGTGAGGTTCCAGGACCGGCTGATGTTCCCGATCCGCAATGAGATCGGCGATGTGATTGCTTTCACGGCGAGGCAGTTGCGGGAAAACAAGAACAGCGGGAAGTACATCAATTCCCCGGAGACGGCGATTTACAAGAAGAGCCGGGTGTTTTTCGCGCTGGACCGGGCGAAGAAGTCGATCCTGAACGAGAAGGCGGCGCTGCTGTGCGAGGGCCAACTGGACGCGATCTGCTGCCATGAGTCCGGGATCACGCAGGCGATCGCGACGTCCGGCACGGCGTGCACGGCGGATCACGCGCGGATCCTGAAGCGTTATACGAGCAACGTGCTGCTGTGCTTCGACGCGGACAGGGCGGGTCTGGAGGCGGTGGAGAAGGCTTACCGGCAACTGGCTCCGGAGGGGCTGGGGGTGCGGGTGGTGGAGATGCCGGCGGGGGATGATCCGGACAGTTATTTGAAATCGCAGGGCGCGGACGCGTTCCGGCAACTGCTGGCGAATGCGAAGGAGTTTTTCGATTTCAAGCTGGAGCGGGGCAAGGCGACGGGGCGGTTCGATTCGGCGGCGGAGCGGGCGGTGGCGCTGGGGGAGTGTGTGGAGATGCTCGCGCTGATGTCGGATTTCGCGGCGCGGGAGAACCAGATCAACATCGTGGCCACGCATTTGCAGACCTCTTCGGTGGTGTTGCGGGATGAGATCGCGAAGGCGAAGGCGAATCCGAAGAAGAATTTCGCGGAGAAGCTGGCGGCGGACGAGGTGTCGCCACCGGCGGTGCCGACGCCGCTGCACCGAATCGTGGCGTTTTTGTGCCACCTGGCGCTTTCGTCGGGGCAGGCGCAGCGGTTCCTGTGCGAGCAGTTCGAGACCCTGCACGAGGCGAACCGCTGGGTGGAGGGCATTCCGTTGCTGGAGGCGATCCTGGGGGCCGCGCCGGATCCGGCGTCGCACGCGGCGGTGAATGGTTTTCTGGCGACGCTGCCGGAGGCGGACCGGCTCTCGCTGGCGCACGAGACGTCCTCGCTGGAGGGGGTGACGCTGGATGGGATGCAGGCGGCGGAGCAGGCGCTGGCGCTGCTTTCCGGGACGGTGCTGCAGCGGCGGGACGCGGCGGTGAAGGCACAGTTGAAGCAACCGGGGCTGTCGATGGAAAAGACCCTGGAGCTGCTGCATGAGGTCAAGGAAATCAGCGGGTTGCTACGGGGGATCGGCCAGCGGTCGGAGTTCAATGACGAGCTCCCGGCATCGACCTACAAGGAGAAGAAGCCATGGGGCAAGTGGAAGGGCGGGCCGAAGGAGTCCTAA